The proteins below come from a single Cannabis sativa cultivar Pink pepper isolate KNU-18-1 chromosome 3, ASM2916894v1, whole genome shotgun sequence genomic window:
- the LOC133036272 gene encoding uncharacterized protein LOC133036272, with the protein MVRTNNLGHPKKVVETDATPSNPPPVASTVPPAAAKIGDSSLPQRESQPEKPKHLPKQVARKSVRPYKTWTSSSSSSKESPPPAAGSPPAASVPASTPTGPSTRTRAQQASVEKELRSSRSRDKPAPPAKKLKTNPPSVSSSSEEEEPMEVSSDKSVSLHSEKEILEDIGVSSDSEETELEPEPPLTKSASTPARSSSAAKASAAAKGKQPIKESSPGKIPTSLSYCPRFYYRDNEGDWNLYATQKFESERNYDLQAHMVYGIVKFIQFHQWENTLTGFNGYIANIVKDFYANLSDDFLDENSRLF; encoded by the coding sequence ATGGTTAGAACAAATAACCTAGGGCATCCCAAAAAGGTGGTTGAAACCGATGCAACCCCCTCGAATCCTCCTCCTGTTGCTTCAACCGTGCCTCCTGCTGCTGCAAAAAtaggagattcatcgcttcctcAGCGTGAATCTCAGCCCGAGAAGCCAAAACATCTTCCTAAGCAAGTGGCTCGAAAATCTGTGCGCCCATACAAAACCTGGACTTCTTCGTCGTCATCTTCAAAGGAATCTCCTCCACCTGCTGCAGGTtctcctcctgctgcatcagTTCCTGCCTCTACCCCAACTGGTCCTTCTACTCGCACTCGTGCCCAGCAAGCTTCAGTCGAGAAGGAACTTCGATCATCTCGAAGTCGTGACAAGCCAGCACCTCCAGCCAAGAAGCTTAAGACGAATCCACCTTCGGTTTCTTCGagttcagaagaagaagaaccaaTGGAAGTCTCCTCTGATAAATCCGTATCTCTCCATTCTGAGAAGGAGATTCTAGAGGACATTGGAGTTTCCTCAGACAGTGAGGAAACTgaactcgagccagagcctcCTTTGACCAAATCTGCTTCAACTCCTGCTCGATCCTCTTCAGCAGCAAAGGCTtctgctgctgccaaaggcaagcagccaaTAAAGGAATCCTCTCCTGGAAAAATTCCTACATCTCTCTCCTATTGTCCTCGTTTCTACTATCGTGATAATGAGGGTGATTGGAATTTGTATGCTACCCAAAAGTTTGAGAGTGAGAGGAATTACGATTTGCAAGCTCATATGGTATATGGAATTGTTAAattcattcaatttcatcaatgggaaaacaCTCTCACTGGTTTCAACGGGTACATTGCTAACATTGTCAAAGATTTCTATGCTAACCTATCTGATGATTTTCTTGATGAAAATTCTAGACTTTTTTGA